Genomic DNA from Candidatus Nitrosopumilus koreensis AR1:
ATTGTTTCAACAGTGGTCAATAACATCCTTCTACAACAATATCTCTCTACTCCCACAGAATCTAGAGTTTTCTCTGGATCTTCCCCAGCTTTGATTTTATTTTGATAATCGTCATATTTATCGGCAATTAGATTTCCACATGTAAAACATCTGACAGGAATTAACATACGAACGAAAAAGTAATCAAGGATTATAAAAACCATGCATGAAAATTTCTTTGCGGGCGTCGCCCAGCCTGGCCAAAGGCGCTAGCTTGAGGGGCTAGTCTCTCAGGAGTTCGTGGGTTCAAATCCCATCGCCCGCATACAAATTTAAAAATTATTTCTCTAATTTTTGTAAGGTTTTGATTAGTTCCATTCGTCTCTTTTCTTCTGTAATTATAGCTCTGACATCATCAACTAAAATTCTATTTACATCAATTTTTCTTCTAGCTTCTTTTACAACTTTATCGTACATTGAAAAAGTATAAAGTTGGAGATACAAATTTTCCATTATTTCAAAAACTCTTGTGGCTTCTTCAATATCATTAATTCTAATCTTATCAAACACTCTTCTTTTTAATTCCCCAATACAATCTAGTAGTCCTAAAACATATGATTCAGGCATTACTGATAATTTTTTATCTGATGGAATGTCTTTTTTCTCCACAATTGCGATTAGACATGCTGCTTCTACAAATTCTTGTTCTGGTGTTATTAGATATCTTCTCAGATCTCCTGTAGCTTTTTTCTTATATTTTCTTAAGAGTGATTCTGCTTTTTTCAGATTATTTTTGCCTGTCTTTATGTCATTTTTATGGACAGCAATAATTGCTCTACTGCAAAGAACAACCACTTCTCTAGTGTTTTTTAATAAAAATTCTCTTGAATCTTGAGCATCTTCTAAAGTTTTTGAAATTTTATTTAATGATGGCTTTACATTTTTTAGTGTCATGTTAGATATTCATAATAACCCGGATAAAGCCGTTTTCTAAACTCTTATTTTGGATATGCTTTTCACGTAAATTATGGAAATTACTGTTGAACAAATGTACAATATTGAAAATAAAGGTCATGATATGGGATTTTTAAAAAAATTCATGATGGAAAATGCAGGTGCTGCTGCAGTAAAAAAATTAGTTGAAAAACTTGGAAACGTAGAATCAAAAAATATTTTGATTTTTGTAGGGATGGGAAATAATGGGGGTGATGGATTAGTTATGGCCCGACATCTTGCCGGGTATGGCGCTAAAGTTACTGTCATGTTACTTGGAACTCCTGAAAACATCAAAACTGAAGAAAGTAATTGGAACTGGTCTATTTTGGAGAAAATGCCCTCTGTGAAATTAATGACTGGTGGTACAATTGATTTTAATTTTAAACCTGATGTTATTGTTGATGGAATTTTAGGAACTGGGATTTCTGGAGAAATTAGGGAACCATATGCATCTGCAATCAACTACATTAATCAAACAAATTGTTACAAGTTTGCAGTAGATGTTCCTTCTGGCCTAGATCCTCAGACAGGTGAAACTGCCAATATTTACACAAAATGTGATATGACTGTAACATTTCACAAAATGAAACAGGGAATTCCAAAAAGACCCGACTTGACAGGTGAATTGTTTGCAGAAAAAATAGGTATTCCTCCTGAAGCAGAGGAGGGAATTCTATGATAGTCCATCAAATACAAGTTGGAAACATGCAAAATTTTTCTTACATTGTTGAGGATGAAGACACAAGTGAATCTATCATAATTGATCCATCTTGGGATCTTATTGAATTGGAGATGATAATTAAAAAAATAATTTAAAAATAAAATACATTGTAAACACTCATCATCATTTTGATCATACTATTGGAAATGAAGCCATGGCTGAATCTACTAAAGCTCCTATTATTCAACATGAAAATTCAGAATTAAAACATGATATTACTGTAAAAGATGGAGATGTAATTGAATTTGGAAATTCAAAACTAAAAGTTATTCATACTCCTGGTCATTCAAAGGACAGTATTTGTTTGATAGGTGATGGAAAAATTTTTTCAGGTGATACTTTGTTTGTAGGAAATTGTGGTCGTATTGATTTGCCTGGTGGTAGTGCAAAGGAACTCTATCATAGTCTGTTTGATATTCTTTATTCATTAGATGATAATTTGGTTCTGTATTCTGGGCACAATTATGGTCATTCAGAGACATCTACAATAGGGCAAGAAAAAATGACAAACATGGTCATGCAAAAACGTACTGAACAACAATTTCTTGATATGATGGGTCAGTGATCTGTTGGAAGATTTTGAATTATCTGGAAATGTTAATCTGGCTCAAACCTTTATAGATTCTGTAAAATCCGGCAGGACCCTTTTTTCGTTTGTTATATCATATACAGAAACATCTGAAATTCCTGGAATAACTTTTGCTGGTGCTGATAAGGATTCGATTCAGTTTACTCCTCCAGCTGACGCAGAATATTTGCATTATGGATATTGTAAAACTATTGACAAAATTCCAATGACTCCTGATGGAAAACCTACCCCTGGTTTGTTAACTAAAACCGCTCTAGAATCTGCAAGTATTTCTCATCTGACAATTAATGCTGGAAGTAAAATCGTACCCAAATTACCTTTTATTGAATCAGGTTTGCCTTTTGGAAAAAATATATCAATTCAAGATGCTATGACTGATTCTATAGTTTCTCATGCAGTTGAATATGGACAAATTCTTGGAAGAAGTTTGGCATCATTGACTGATTGTTTGGTGATTGGTGAATGTATTCCTGGTGGAACTACAACTGCTTTGGCTTTACTAAAAGCGTTTGATTATGATGCTAAAGTAAGCTCAAGCATACCTGATAATCCTGTTGAATTAAAGAACCGAATTGTAACGTCTGCTCTTGAAAGAATAGATTCTGATCATCCCTATAGTATTGTTGCAAAAGTTGGTGATCCTATGATTCCATTTGTTGCAGGAATGCTGAGCTCTGCTTCTAGCATATCTAAAGTGATGTTGGCCGGTGGAACACAAATGGCTGCTGTTTTGGCCTTTGCATCCAAAATTGGATTTAATGAAGAAAACACTGCAATTGGAACTACATCTTATATCACAAATGATAAAACTGCAAATTTCAAAGAACTTGTTCAAAATATTGCAGACATTCCTATAATTTCTGTAGATCCAGGTATGAAAAACTCAAAATTTTCTGGACTGAAGGCCTTTTCTGAGGGATTCGCAAAAGAAGGTGTGGGAGCAGGTGGTAGTATTATTTCTTCGATGCTAAAAACTGGAAATAACTCTGAAAAATTTTTGGATTTGGTTGAAAAAGAATATCAAAGATTGTTTACTTGACTGTAACTGATTTTGCAAGATTTCTTGGATAGTCTGGATCTGTATCTTTTTCAAGTGCTGCATAATATGATAATAATTGAATTGGAATTATCTCTGAAATTGGATACAAAACTTCGTTGATTTTTGGCATTTCAATCCAGTAGTCATAAACATCACTTTTTACATCTGAGACCCCAATTATTTTTGCTCCACGTGCTTTGATTTCTCTTGCACTGGTAAGAGTATCTGAATAGGTTGAATCATTTGGATTTAGAATTATCACAAATACTTTGGAATCCATTAATGCAAGTGGTCCGTGTTTTAATTCTCCTCCAGCTATCCCTTCTGCATGAATGTATGTCAATTCTTTGAGTTTTAATGCTGATTCTGTTGCAATTGGATAGTTTATTCCACGTCCTAAAATGTAAATATCTGAAACCTCTTTCAAGTCTTTTGCAATTTTCTGAATGTATGTTGGATTGTCCAATGTTTTTGAAATAGATTTTGCGAAATCTTCAAAATCAATTGTTATGTCATTATTGCTTAACCTCTGCACGATTTTGTATAATATTACAAGTTGTGACGTGAAACTCTTTGTTGCGGCCACTCCAATTTCTGGACCACAATTCAAACCAATTACGACATCTGCCTCTCGTGCAAGTGAAGATGTCAATAAATTAACAATTCCAATAATTTTGCAATTTGTATTTTTTGCAATTTTTACTGCTTCTAAGACATCTGCACTCTCTCCGCTTTGGGATATTGCAATTAGAATAGAATTTTCTTCAATGGCATTTGGTGAAAATTGAAGTTCACTGGCCATAATTGGTTCAGCCTTGATTTTTACATATTTTGACAGAATCTGCTTTGCAATTAATGCTGAATTGTAACTTGTCCCACTTCCAGTTATGTAGATATTTTTAGCATGTTTGATGTAATCTGTTGCTTTTTCAATAGCATCACTAGTTTTTTCCCCTGCTTTCAAAATTGTTTCGGGCTGCTCGTAAATTTCTTTTAGTGTGAAATGCGCATAATCTCCTTTGTATGCATCTCCAAATTCTCTTGAAACTTTAGTAATTTCGTATTTTGTTTGTTCTCCGCCAAAATCTAAAATTTCTAATTTGTTTTTGTCTAGTATTACAAAGGTTCCATTCTCCATGTAAATAGCGTTATCCGTAAACTCGATGAATCCTAAAACATCACTTGACAAAAAGAAATCTTCTTTTCCTACTCCTATAATTAATGGTTCATGAAATCTTGCAGCTGCTATTTGACCCTTTTCAAACATTGCAACAAATGCATAATGTCCTTTTAGTTCTGAAACTGTTTTTTGAATTGCCTCTTTGACGTTATTTGATTGTTCATAATTTTTTTGAAGTACATTTGCAATAATCTCGCTGTCTGTTTCACTTTTGAAAACATATCCATCGCTTTCTAATTGTTTTTTCAAATCCTCAAAATTTTCTATAATTCCATTATGTACAATTGCAATTTTGCCTGAGTTACTAGGATGTGGGTGGGCATTTACCTCTGTGACTTTTCCATGTGTTGCCCATCTAGTATGGCCTATTCCAATTTTTCCCGGCAATGTTTCTAACTGAACTTTTGAATTTACCTCGTGTACTTTTCCAATACCTTTTTTCAGCTCAATCTGATTTTCTGATTCTGTTGCAACTCCTACACTGTCATACCCTCTGTATTCCATTCTCTTTAGCCCTTTTACGATAATGGGTGCTGCAACCTCATTTCCATAATAACCGATAATTGAACACATGACTATTCTATCTGAAATTGGGGTTATTTACTGATAAGCCTAACTATTCTTCTCTTCTGTTGAAGAACTATCATCTTTTGGTTTTTCAGCAGATGTTTCTGTGGTTTCAGTTGCTGTCTCTTCAGTAGATTCCACTGCTTCTTCAACTGGAGTTTCAGTTTTTGTTTTTTCTAGCATTTCTGGAATTTTTGATTCTGGTGCGAAATGAACACTATTCTCCTCTTCTACTGTAACTGTATATGATGGAATGTCCACCTTTCTTTCACCAATCATGATGTGACCATGAATTACCGCTTGTCTTGCTTGATATGGAGTTTTGAATCCTAGTTTTTTTGTAACAATAGTTTGTAATCTTCTTGAAAGTAAATCTTCTGCATTCAAATTCAATACATCATCCAATGTTGCATCTGCACTAACTAGTCCTATTCTTGCTAATGATTTCATTAGAATTGGTTCTTTCTCTGCTCTGATTTCTTGTCCTAAAGCAAGTAATGACCTTGCTTGGTGTCTCACTCTGGATAATTCAGTATGTGCTTTCCATAATTCCCTTTTAGTTCTTAATCCAAATGTTCCAAGAGTTTTCAACTCTTCCATTTTTAATTCATAATTGAGAGGTCTCTTTGGTTTTCTCCAATTTCTACGTGGATATTTTGGATCTCCCATTCAAAACACCTATTCTTTTTTCTCCGCTGGAGCTTTTTCTGTTGCGGGAGCTGCTGCAGCTGCTGGAGATGTTTCTGCTGCGGGAGCTGCTGCAGCTGCTGGTGCGTCAGATGATTTCTTTGCGGGAGCTGCCATGCCACCTTTTGCAACACCTACTGCTCCTCCTTTTCTACCAGATGTTCTTGTTCTCTGACCTCTTACCTTGAGACCACTAAGATGACGATAACCTCTCCAACTTGCGGTGATTCTTTCTCTTTCAATATCGTTTCTTAATGTAAATGGAATATCTGATGTTAACAAATGTAAATTGGTCCCTGTCTCAATATCTTTTCTTCTATTAAGGAACCATGCTGGAAAATTACCTTCAATTGGGTTTGAGATTAATTTTTCAATTGCTTGAACATTTTCCTCAGAAAGGTGGCCTATGTTAGAATTTGAATCAATTTTTAATGTATCTAGAATTGCTGTGGCAAAATTATACCCTATGCCCTTGATCTGGGTTAACCCTACAAGCATTTTCCTTTCTCCTGGGATATCATTTCCCACAATCCTGACAATGTGTCTATATTCTTGAGTGCTCAAGTATTCCAAAATTCAAAGAAACCCCGATAAAAACCATGCTAGGCACCGTTTTGGGTAATTTCTGGTATGTTTTGCATACAACGCTTGATTGAGATCGTTTACATCATTTTATCTAAAGTCTTTGTCTTCTGTCCAATCATTACCTTGAACATTCCATTGATTGCATTGGCAGCACTTTTTCACGCCTCGCTGAGCATCAATATCTATACAAAAACAGTGTTCTCCTTTCCCTGATGGATCATTTTCACATAATTTTTGCATACTTCGATATGTGGGCTTTTTTCTTAATTATCTTATTGGCTACTTGAAAAGTTATAACTTTCTATATTGTCATTTTTATTGAAATGACTGATTCCTTTGATCGCGAAAAAGTTGTAGATTGTATGTTTGATCCAGTGACTTCTTTAATTTTAGCAGAACTAGAAGAAGGTGAAAAATCCTGTTCATTTTTGGCAAAACAAGCTTCTATTCCTGAATCTGAAGTATTGGAAAGATTATCTTATTTGATAGAACATGAATTTATCTTCAAAACTACTGCTAGTGAAACTATGTTGTCTGCTAATTCTGAAAAACTCAGTAGTATTGTTGAGAGTGGTGAAAATTTTGATGAAACTATCAATGGCCTTGAAAAAATGGATAGTTATCTAAATTGACTTCTTTTTATTTTTGACTCTATAAACTGCAGAACCTGTCAAACCAACCATTCCGATTATCAAAACATATGCTGAAACAAAACTGAGGAATTTCTTTCCAGCATCTGGCAGTGGTCCTATTGCACCAAACACTTGAAACTCTTCATTAGAATTACTTTGTATGATCAGTTTGTAAAGACCTGAATCACGAATATCAAACCCTTCTTCAATAGTTTCAGAATCTATGTTTTTGGATGCTATTTTATTATCAAATGGATCTAGCACTTTGGCTGAAATCATGTTTTCTTTAAACTCCATAACTTGTACTGCAAAAACTCCTACAGATGATTTATCTGAATCAAAATCTCCTACGATCACAAGATCCTGATTTGAACTAACAACACCATTGCCCTGAAAAACACCATCCAGAAGTATCTGATTTCCTACTGCAAGTAGGATTAACCCAATTACAATTAATGCTCCTGAAGCAATTAGGATAATTCCTGCTTTTTGCATGATTTGGATTTTTTTTCTTTACTTTAAACCTAATTTTTTATTTAATCTTGTTTGACAAAGTTAGATTAGACTAAAAAAGTTAGCTTAGGTTAAATTTAAATAAAGAATTTGGCCTTATAGATTTGTTGAAATTCAATCGCTCAAATGTAATGATTTTGCTTATTTCTATAACTGCTGTTCTTTCCACTCTTGTAGTTTTTCCAGCAATCACTGAGGCTCAGTTAGAAGAAAAAACATTTGTTACTCACTCAGGTGCTGTTGTAAGAACTTCTGGAGAAATAATTGATCCACTTTACACTGTTTCAACAGTAGAATTTGATCCTGATGAATTTTTACGAAACTTTGAGTATGGTAGAGTGTCTTTATCTGAAACTGGTCAAACTATCAGAGAATATACCATAATTGCAGAAGATGATGGAATACAAGAAATTTCTCCAGGTGTATTTTACAACGTTTGGACTTTTAATGGAACTGTACCTGGGCCGACAATAAGAGCAACTGAAGGTGATCTTCTTAGAATCCACTTTATCAATAACGGCTCAAAAGAGCATACGATGCATTTTCATGGTATTCATCCTGCTGGAATGGACGGTGTCTTTGAACCCGTAGGTGGAAATGGTGGGCAATTTGTTTATGAATTTGAGGCAGGTCCTGTTGGTGTACATCCTTATCATTGTCATGTCATGCCACTTGAAGAACACATTGTACATGGTCTGTATGGTGTCTTTATTGTGGATCCAAAAGAAGGACGTGCGCCTGCTGATGAAATGGTTATGGTTTTAAACGGACTTGATACTGATTTTGACACTGAAAATAATTTCTATGCTGCAAATACAATTCCATTTTATTATCAGCACCATCCAATTCAAATCAACACCAATGAATTAATTCGAGTTTATGTTGTCAACATGGTGGAGTTTGATCCAATTAACAATCTTCATTTGCATGGAAATCTGTACAAATACTATCCGACAGGAACCGATATTGTTCCGTCATTTTATACTGATATGATAACCCTATCACAAACTGAGCGCGGAATTATGGAGTTTGAATATGACTATCCTGGAAAATATTTGTTCCATGCACATAAGGTGGAGTTTTCAGAAAAAGGCTGGGTTGGAATTTTCCTTGTAAGGGATAATCCAACAGATAATGATCGGGAAATAGAATATGGAACTTAGTAGTAAGTCTTCAAAGGCAAAAGTAATTGCAAGTGGAATAATTCCTTTTATTTTTGTAATTATTATGATGGCATATATTTTTGGACCAGGCGCTGATTTACTTGATTTAGGAATTCCTCTACCTGAAATAACTATTGAAAAAGTAGAATTTGTAGATTCTGAAATCCAAGCAACTGTTAGAAACACGGGCCCTATTCCAGTCGAAGTGGTTATGGCTGACGTCAATGATAGAATTCAACCTGCGGCTGTAGAACCTGATAGGTTTCTAGAAAGATATGAAACCACACTTGTTAGAATTCCTTTTGAGTGGAATGAAGCAGAACCTTACATAATTGGAATAACGATTGATGATGGGACTAGATTTGAAAAAGAAATTGAGGCTGCAGCTCCTGCATTACATCCAACATTAGATCTTGCAGTGTTTTTTGCAATTATTGGTACATATGTTGGGATTATACCTGTAATGATTGGACTTCTTTGGTTACCTTTTATCAAAAAAATCAGTAAATCGAAATACCATTTCTTTTTAGCTCTGACTGCTGGACTTTTACTTTTTCTAGCCTTTGATTCTATAGAAGAGGCCGTTGAAGTTTCTGATGAAAATTTAGCTGGTAGCTTTAATGGCACACTACTTGTTGCAACTGTTGTTGTTTTGGCTTTCTTGGGATTGTATTACTCTGGAGAAAAACTAGTGCAAAGGGCAAGTTCATCAAAACTTGCAAAACCTGTTGCAATAGCTCTGATGATTTCAATAGGAATTGGATTGCACAATTTTGGTGAGGGATTAGCAATTGGTGCTGCAGTCGGCCTAGGATCTATTGCATTTAGTACATTTTTGATCGTTGGATTTGCGCTTCATAACACTACCGAAGGAATTGCTATTGCAGCGCCAATGTCGAGAGGAAAACTAATGGTTGGAAAACTTGCTACTATGGGAATGATTGCTGGTGCCCCTGCAATTTTTGGCGCTTGGATGGGTGGATTTGTTTACTCCTCATTTTCATCTGTGATATTTCTTGCAATTGGTGCTGGTGCAATCTTTCAAGTCATTGTGGTGTTGATGAAATGGTTGCGAGAAGAAGGCGATAAAAATCTCTCTAGCGCACCTGTCGCATCTGGATTTGCTGTAGGAATGCTGGTGATGTATCTGACAAGCATTTTGGTCTAGTCTGGTTCTGGATGTATTGTTATCACTGCATTCTTGATTTCAGTTCTTATGATGTGCTCTATTTCTGATGTCAAGTCATGAACTTTCTCAATTGACAATTCTTTGTCAAATGAACAATCAATATCTATTTTGAGTATGTTTTCAAAATCTAATGACACTATTCTTCCTATTTTCTTAATTTCAGGATATTTTTCCAAAATTCTTTTTATTTTCTGTTCAGTGGCTTTATCTTCCAAGTTGAGATTTTCTGGTATTGTAACAAATGGTTCTAAATGAATTGTGGCATGTTCTATCTCTGGAATATTGTCATAAATTTTCTGTTCTATAATTTCAGAGATTTTGTGAGCGTCTGCTAGATTTTTTTCTCTATCTACCATTACATGTAAATTAGAAAATGTTTTTCCCTTGGTTTTATGGGTACTTACATTGTGCACTCCTCTTACCCCCTTTACATTTTTAGCAATATCTAGAATTTTAGCATCTAGTGGCACGTCTTCCCAATCTGGTTCAAAATGAATAGTTATCGAAGCATTTGAAATTTTATTTTTGATATTTTTCTCAACATTACTACTTATCTCATGTGCATTGTCAAAACTAGTATCTCCTCTTAATGATATTGTAACATCTGCAAATATTGTATCACCTGAACGTCTCATTAGTATGGGTCCTGCATCAATCACACCTTGAGTTGACACGGCAATATCTCTTACATTCTTTACACTTTCTGGTGATATGATGTCTGTCAAATCAAGAGCTGTTTTGTAAACCAGTTTTACACTAAGTACAGCTAACAATCCCCCTAAAATTAATGCTGCAACAAAGTCTCCATAATAGAAACCATATGATACCAAAACAATTCCAATAATTGCAATTAATGTTGAACCAAGATCCATAAATGCATGATAGAAATCTGCTTTGAGAGTTGTCCCACCTATTTTTTGAATTGATCTACGTAATAGAATTATTCTAAAAATATCTACTCCTATTGTGTACACTCCTCCGATTATTGCAAACATTCCTGGAAGTATACTTGCTGGAGGACTCTGTATTCTGTGAATTGATTCGTAAATGAAAAAACATGCAATCAAAAAAATTGCTATTCCCCCAATCAATCCTCCTAATGACTCAATTTTTCCATGTCCGTAGGTATGTTCTGCATCAGGAGGCTTTATTGCCATTCTTGCTGCCAACAACAAAACAAGAGTAACTACACTGTCCAATAACGCATGAATGCTGTCTGTAATTAGTGCCAAACTATTGGAGACAAGTCCGAAAACTAACTCTACTACAAATGCAGAAAAAATAGCTACAAGCGAAATCTGTAAAACTCTAGTTCTTTGTACAAACATTTTCCTTGTTTTTTAATAATTTCTATCATGTATTACAAGTTTCTAAGGATTATTCCTACGATAACATTATTTGCAAAGAAACTCTATTTTCTATCATTGGATAAAAATTGGTTATTTTTATTGGGTTTTTCCCTATTTCTCATTCCTGTTCTAGATGTTGATGCCTCTAGCAATCCTAACTTGTCGGTATCTGCTGAAAATTCAAAATTTGATAATCATTTTGCAGGATCTATGGTGATTGAGGTTGTCATCAGGGATTCCAACATTTCTGACACTGGTGAAGGAAAAGGAGAACCTGATGTTACTATTAATGGAAAAACACTTCGTATGGTTCAGGCAACAGATGGAAATTGGTATGCATATTTTGCAAATGTTGACAAGGCAAAAATTGCCGATGCCACAGTTGGCTTGGCTGGAAAAGGATTAGATTTTGGAGAATTCTGTAGTAGGGATACAGCAACATCCGTGTTTGGAATTTCTCTAAGTGAAACTGATGGGTTTGCAATTCCTCGACCTGATTCTGTTTCTGGTTCTACTAATGGCAATTCTTCTTTTTCTGAATGTACTTCTAGCCCCTCTAATACTTCTAATCATAATAATGTTGTAAGAAAAGCAAAATCTATCAACACTAATTCTAACGTCCCTGTTGGTCAAATTGGATTGGATGTTGATGCATGGCCATTAATTCAACTCTATTCTTTTGATGATGTAGTAATACAATACAATCCTGGAGGTTCTCCACAACAAGTGTTTCTTGATTATGATGAAATCCCAAACATTACATTAAATGTTGATAGGGATCTATATCCTGAGAACTCTGAAGTATTTCTAACTGTAAATGATATTCAATTAAATCAAGATCCAACTGATGAAGATTCTTGGACATTTGATATTGATTCTACAACAAACACTTTCTATCAAGCATTTGACAGTGCTGGAAATAATGATGCTAATGGAAATGCAGGATTAGTAGATCTTGTTCCTCATCTATCAAATTTGGGATTTGAAGATAATGGAAAATTATCTTTATCTCTAGGAAATATTTTAGAATTAAAAACAAATAATGATCAACCTAGTTCTTCAGTATCTGACGCCGTCCCAAACACTTATTCCAAAATCATAACCCTTGTTGAACAAGAACCAAACTCTGGACTGTTTACAAGTTATGATTCTGATGATCAGTCTGTCATTGGAATATTGAATGATGCACCACGTGGTCAAACTGGACAAATTACTTA
This window encodes:
- a CDS encoding cation diffusion facilitator family transporter; its protein translation is MFVQRTRVLQISLVAIFSAFVVELVFGLVSNSLALITDSIHALLDSVVTLVLLLAARMAIKPPDAEHTYGHGKIESLGGLIGGIAIFLIACFFIYESIHRIQSPPASILPGMFAIIGGVYTIGVDIFRIILLRRSIQKIGGTTLKADFYHAFMDLGSTLIAIIGIVLVSYGFYYGDFVAALILGGLLAVLSVKLVYKTALDLTDIISPESVKNVRDIAVSTQGVIDAGPILMRRSGDTIFADVTISLRGDTSFDNAHEISSNVEKNIKNKISNASITIHFEPDWEDVPLDAKILDIAKNVKGVRGVHNVSTHKTKGKTFSNLHVMVDREKNLADAHKISEIIEQKIYDNIPEIEHATIHLEPFVTIPENLNLEDKATEQKIKRILEKYPEIKKIGRIVSLDFENILKIDIDCSFDKELSIEKVHDLTSEIEHIIRTEIKNAVITIHPEPD